The genomic window TGTAATCAGGTCAGGAAAATGGAGCATTTGGGGTGGGATTGGAActctgggatgggaaggggcTGTTTCATCCTCTCCATGACTTATCCTCACGTTTTCCTCCTCATTCCAGCGTTGCCTTGCTGGCATCGTTGGcatttctggggtttttcctctttcagccATTCCAAAGGGGCAGCTCCTCTCCGAGCAAGGGAACCCTCgctgccctctcccagctcccgATTTTAGCAGGAGTTTCCATCCCCTGAAGCTCTCCGGGGTTTGTTTTTTAGGTACAACTGACGGCAAATCCAGGCAGCGCCTTTCCAGCCTCATCCATGCAGGATTGTTGGATCTCTCCCTCTCCGGCCGGGATCGGGAGATCCCCGGGAAGGATCCGTGGATCACActcagctcctggagccagcCCGAGCTCCCCGGGCACCTCCTCCTGAAATCCCCACGGAGCAGCCGCCCCCCCAGACCCGgctccctctgccttccctttccctgctaTTTTCCCTGAATGCCAATAAAACCTTTTGCTCAATCCTGCCGCTGCCTCCCGGCCTCTTTCCAAGATCCCGCTGGGATCCCGCACGGTCCCAGGGGATTTTGAGCCTCTGAGTCCCCACTTGGTGCCTCATTTTCCTCTCAATTCCTCAAGTTTTGGATAAAAGGGATAACAAGGATGTGCCCACCTGaccccacagagcagggccaAAAGAAATCGGAGAGAAATTTAGGAAAAACCCTGAAGTCATTCCCTTTTTGGtgttaaattatttcaatttgaCCAAAATCCAAAGAATCTCTTTGGAgttaatttatttctaattaattACAGGACAAGTGGGCCccaaaaaaagcacagaaaggcagcagagggaacagCTCTGGGTGGGGAATTTCACCACTCCAGGGCATTCCTGgagtcccagcacagccagggctggcacaggggacacatGTGACACAGCTACTCCCACTgagaattaaattaaattaaattaaattttaaaatatatcattaaaggaataaaatatttcttaaaatagaatcattttaagataaaataatttggaaaaataaaagtaaagtaACTAGAAAATGCTCTTAAAATAGAGtaagtttaaaaattaagtcttttttaaaatgcaaaaatagaataattttaaaacaaaataatttttaaattaataatatattaatttaaaaatatataattctaaaaataaaattaaaataaaataatttttataattaaGAAATCCCccctttggttttgtttccagcCCAGAGCATTCCCAAACTCCCTTGggataaaataaatgaaattatttcagcctCTCAGAAAGAGAAACAACTCCAGAATTTTCAGAGAgcacaaaaacaacacaaaggaCGTGTCAGCACCTTGTTTATTCCCAGTTTGATTTATTCCCTGTTTACAGCCTTTGTCATCCCATTCCAATGGATTTCCTTGTGGGAATAGACTGGAAGGTCCCAGGGGGGAAGTGGGAGGGGATTGATGTCAGATTTCACTTTCTGGGTCATTCAAAGATATTTTGGGTTTATCCctacagcagctccaggaaccATTTGTGGAAGGTTTTCCCTCTGTGTTGTTTTCCCCTGCACAAGGAAATATTAAATCCTCTCAAAATAAGGAGCTGtccactccttccttccttccttccttccttccttccttccttccttccttccttccttccttccttccttccttccttccttccttccttccttccttccttccttccttccttccttccttccttccttccttccttccttccttccttccttccttccttccttccttccttccttccttccttccttccttccttccttccttccttccttccttccttccttccttccttccttccttccttccttccttccttccttccttccttccttccttcctttccttcctttccctcctttccttcctttccttccttccctcccttccctccctccctccctccctccctccctccctcctttccctggaaGTTGAGTCCAGCCCTGTCTCTCTGcttccagagaggaaaagaaaacaggaaaaccaaATTTGTCCAAGCGTAGGATCCCACTGATCCCAACGTTCCCTTTCTCCAGAACTTGCTCTGGTTTTTCAGCCTCCTCTCCTTCCCGAAGGCCCAGGgcagctttccctgctctgcctctgcccatcccagcctggcacctgCCAAACTCCACTTTGCAAATCCCCATCCCTCAAACCCGATGGAGCTttgccctgcctggggaggtgccACTTCCACCCTTACAGAGCAATTCCGAATCTTCTTCTCCTCAGTCATTGTCCTTTTGAGGAGGttccaggcaggaaaaggcTCCTGGATCAGGAGAAGGCTCCTGGATCAGGAGAAGGCTCCTGGATGGGTGGGATGAGctgatggcagcagtgccaggtcatgcccctgtcccagccacaGATTCCCAGAGGCTGGAGCGAGTCCCAAACCTCCCGAGGGCTGTGGGAGCGCCTTTCCCTCAGGAAtgccctcccttcccagctccagcactccCAGACTCAGCCACACGTTCCAGGGGGACGCtggagccccccgagcccccaaAATGCGGGGAGAGCTCCAGGGCCTTCGCCgcttcccagcctctccctgcaaagcagcagggaaaaggagcaggaaaaggcacttcccaattcccaattccctcAGAAGAAGCTTTACAGGGGTGAAAGAGAAACCAGAGTCCATGGAGGTGACAGGAAGGGGAGGAACAAGGGCAGGGTGCAGAGCTCCACCTCTCACCTGGCTGCTCACGCTGCCAAAATccagggattttatttttaagcttccCTTGTGGTCATTTTAGAGCTGACTGAAGAGGGACATTTCTGGATTTTGCCACGTTCAGGCCAGAAAGAACCCTCAGAAAAGATGGGGAAAGGGAGCATGGGGAGCAAATGCTTCTCCTCTGTCTCATCCCGAGTGCTCCGGGGTGCTTCATCCCAATTTACGAGATGCTCCCAACGCTGTCCCACCATGGAGAGCATCCCCCTTGTACCAGTAAGAGACAGAAGTTACTCAGAGGAGGATCCCAAACCAGACCAAAACCCCGACTGCGAGGAAGGAGAAGGCGCCAGATAGAGCAGGGAATGGTTTTGTACATTCAGagtttatatttgaaaaaaaaagaaaaaagaaaaaaaaaggaaaaaagaaaaaggaggaaggagaggaggaattcgagattaaaaaaatagaactgATGGGAAGCGGTAGCGGAGCCTCCACCACTGCacgacacacacacacacacggacacacgAGGCTGGACAACACGGATCCCCCGGGGGGCAGCACCCCCGGGGAACGGGAAACTCTGCATGGCTTTATGGGACCCCTCGGGTGGGAAACGAGCCGCTCCTCCGTGTCTGCCTTGGCACATCCCTGAGTCACGCTCCTGCTCCTCGACAGCGGCGTCGAGGCGCCTAAACGTGGGAATGGGcggaaaagagggagagagggagagtgTCATCAGTGGAAGACCCAGAATCAGAGGTCCATGGAAttgttcaggttggaaaaggtgtttaagatcatccagtccaaccgTTGGCCATCGTGTTCACCACTGGCCATGTCCCCGAGTGCCACGTCCAAGTTTTTggaactcttccagggatgatgGCTCcacccctgggcagctgtgccagggcttggacaacctttccatgaaggaattttccccGGTATCCAACCTGGACCTTCCCTGGTCAAtctgaggccgttccctctcctcctgtccctgttccctgggagcagatcccaaTCCCCCCCCGGGccgtcccctcctgtcaggagctgtgcagagccagaaggttcccctgagcctccttctctccaggctgagccccctcaACTCCCTCGGGAGCCCTCCAgaccctcctcctgctgctccagcccttaTCCAGCTCCATTCCAAGCTCTAgagacacccccagcccctcagtgccTCTCTGGGTGTAGGGTCCCAGTCTGATCCCGGGATTCCAGTCTGATCCCGGTGTGAtccctgcagagaggagccGCTGTCCGTggtcctgctgcctctccccgGGAATGTGCCCCTTGCTCCGGCTCAGGGAGGCCGTGGGGATGtgctgtccccacagggtcACGCCACAGCCGAGCCTTTACCTCTCTCCTCCCAGATTCAGAGCGTTTCTGTGTTCATGGTCAGAGCCTTCCACACCGTGGTCTTGGACATCTCGTCCGAAATGTTGATCTCGGaaggatcagccctgcagggaatATTCCACACGTTGTTCCATGAGGATGGGTCTGATCCCACCAGGAGCACTGGCAGCGGCCAGAGGAACAGGAGGGCGTGGAAAACTGGAGCTCAGCTGGGGAGGATGGTTTGGCTGGATGAGGAATTTTGGGAATcaagccctggagctgcagaccCACAGGTGGTGTTTGCCCCCTGTGACCTCTcaggtgggagcaggagggcCTCCAAATCCCAGAAAGCCACTGGTGATGTAGTTTTGGGATAAAACAGGAATTGTGCAGCCACTGTGTGGGGTCAGAGCTCTGCATGACCTCCTAATTTGCCTGTAAATTGGGATTTTCCCACTAAGATGACGGGGGGTAAATCTGCAAGTGCAGAAACCTTATCCAGACACTTCCCACTGATCCTGCCGAGGGTCCTGACCTGGGGGTGCTTTACCTGTCACTGCTGGGCTTTGGGGTGTCCACCCTGCTGGTCTTGCCCAGCTTCAGCTGAACAGAATTCGCAGCAGCTGCTTCCATCATTTTCTGGGACTCCTGAAAAGAGACAAGTCAAGTTCTCTGTCCTTGATCCAAGAAGGGATAAATGAAATTCCAGTGAAAACCGGGCATGCTGCCCTCCCCTCTGACCCTCAGCACCTTTAGCAGCAGGTAAAGACCTTCCCTTATGGGTGTGCTTGGGGTTAGTGACACAGCTGGGAACAAACCCTCACAGAAATACAATAATTATTCTTATTATAACGCTCATTTTAAAGTGATAACGATGTCTCTGTTCAAGTGTGAAACTCTCTGagaatttagggaaaaaaagttcaGAGTGTGGGATCCAGGCTGTGAGCTCTGGGTTTGATTCAGTTCTGGTGTTCCCCCaacagctgctgcccagagaagctgtggattccCCGTCCCTtctcccatccctggcagtgcccaaggccgggttggatgAGCTTGGAgcacctgggatagtgggaggagtccctgcccacagcacagggggcactgggtgggctttaatGTCCCACCCAACCCATTCCACAATCCACGATTCCATGATTTAGGGACAAGCTGTGACAGGAATAGGGAATCTCAGAGCCCGGaggacattcccagctcctgtcaTTACCTCCTCTTCTTTGGCTTCATTTTTGGCATCGTCCAACTTCTTCTTCTTGCTTTCTGGCATGAGGTCATCCAGGAAGCTGAGCTCCCGCTTGGAGAAGCAGAAATCCATCACCTTCCGGACGAAAACGAGAGCCAAAACCttcaggaaggaaaggggagatGGGTGAGGCCAGGGGTGGTGCTGCCCATCCCtccagggctgtgagcagcaggagaaatgcTGGAAACACCAGGAACACCTGTCTTGGGTTACAAATGCAGGATGTGTTCTAttcccatctgttgaaactggttgaagaggtgtttttttctttatctcttaaCTCTGGGGGAGGGGGCGGTGTCCTCTGTTAATGGCCAGATGTTAAAAACAGCTGGGACCGTGTTCTtcatcccttccaggacccaacCCTCATAACTCTGGGGATATCTTCTGCTAAACCCAGCTGGGGCCgtgttctttatcccttccaggacccatccctCATAACTCTGTGGGGATATCTTCTGCtaaacccagctggggcagtattccttatcccttccaggacccatcctccctccaggggatctctgctgtccatgggccactgaggctccctgcagggctgatacaattccatcaaccatgggagatgctgcacccaggggaggagcccggaattcccacctggataaaccctggataaaccctgggattcagagcccagcacagcctgtgtgctctgcattcccacctggataaatcctgggattcagagcccagcacagcctgtgtgcactgcattcccacctggataaaacctgggATTTgtaacaccagcacagcctgtgtgctctgcattcccacctggataaaccctggcattcagagcccagcacagcctgtgtgcactgcattcccacctggataaaccctgggattcagagccagcacagcctgtgtgcactgcattcccacctggataaaccctggcattcagagcccagcacagcctgtgtgctctgcattcccacaggaacaccagacccatctcacaccactggacccttctacaggatcctctctgctccaacagaaccacttctgtcactccaggaggatttaacTGGACTGCTCCtaacaccctgaccaacagggtatCAGGTCGTGTTCTGGCTCTGtcagtgttttggggttttttttgtttgtttgtttgtttgcttttttgtactactacatttttaatattcccactaaagaactgttattcctattcccatatctttgcctgaaagccccttaatttcaaaattacaataattccGAGGAAGGGAGTTTGCATCCTCCACTCCAAGGGAAGCTCcggctttccctggcagacacctgtagccctgatttcatgtctgagatgttttggtttgggaAATTTCTGTCCCAGGAGATTTGCTGGACACAAAAAGCAATGTTTTGCTAATTGTATCTGTGTTATTAATTCtttttagaggagggacttcttgCTGGCCCTgtggcttgaccaatgtggtcAAAGATGTGTTAACTTTGTCCATCCAATCAGATTGGTCTCTCTAAATAGTACATAaagaaatcactttttaaataaacGTTCTTTTGAGCCTTGTGAGAATTCACAGAGTCTGTGTGGTTCATTTGTGCCCCGCAGTGACACACgcctgcctttcccagctcagACCACCCCGTATCTCACCATCATGGGGAAGATGATGGCAGCGCGGGAGGCCTTGATGGCCCAGAGCAGCAcgaggcagagcagctggatgaGGGTGAAGAGGTGCACCTTGCGCAGGGGCACGTGGCGCAGGTAGATGAAATCCGGCTGGTGCTTGGCCGGCATCCAGAACAGCTTCAGGCGGTCGAAGAactgcaggggaaggggagacGGCGTCACCCGGGCGCTGCCAGAGCTCCTGAAGCTGCTGAGGTTCGGAGGTTTTAGGAGCAAGGAGAAATCCAGGATCTCATTCTGttcctcctgggagcagcacctgTTTTCCCTTCGCTCCGTCCAAAAACCACCCGGTTCTGCCCACCAAATTCCAAATTATTCCAGGGTTTTCTCTTGCCAGCATCTCTAGGCCCAGGGAGTCCCCAAGCGAGGATTCCCACCCGTGGAACTTCCTTCCCTTCACCAAACACCAACCTCTCCTAAAGCCTGA from Prinia subflava isolate CZ2003 ecotype Zambia unplaced genomic scaffold, Cam_Psub_1.2 scaffold_52_NEW, whole genome shotgun sequence includes these protein-coding regions:
- the LOC134565485 gene encoding electroneutral sodium bicarbonate exchanger 1-like is translated as MPAKHQPDFIYLRHVPLRKVHLFTLIQLLCLVLLWAIKASRAAIIFPMMVLALVFVRKVMDFCFSKRELSFLDDLMPESKKKKLDDAKNEAKEEEESQKMMEAAAANSVQLKLGKTSRVDTPKPSSDRADPSEINISDEMSKTTVWKALTMNTETL